The Hyalangium ruber nucleotide sequence GCGGTGGACCGGGCGCTGCAGCGCGTGGCCCTGCGCAGCGAGCGCGCCCAACTGCGCGACGAGAACCTCGAGTTCGCCCGCTACCAGAACCTCCACCGCCGCTGCCTGGAGTTCCTCGCCTACCCGGACCTGGAGGGACTGCAGGAGCGCGTCATCGCGGACCTGGCCGCCGTGTGCGACGCGCAGAGCGCAGCGCTCTGGGTGGTGGATGACCGCAACGAGCTGGTGCTGCGCGCCTACCGGGGACTGCTGGACCGGCAGTTCCTCGTGGAGAAGATGCGCCCCGATGGCGCGCTGGCCGTGCGCCTGCGCGAGGCCGCTCCGTGGCTCTCGCGCGAGGAGCGCTCGCCGGTGCTGTACGTACCGCTGGTGGCCGCCGGCGAGCTGATGGGGCTGGCGCAGCTCTCGGACCCGCTCGGCGGCGAGTTCCAGCCGGAGCACGTGCGCCAGGCGCGGATCATCGGCGACTTCGCGGCGGTGGGCGTGAAGAACGGCCGGCGGATGATGGCGCTCCAGCGCCTGGGCCTGAGGGACCGGGAGACGGCCGCCTACAACCTCAGCTACTTCACCGACTACGCCTCCAAGGAGATCTACAAGGCGCGGCGCTACGGGCGCACGTTCTCGCTGCTCACGTTCTCCATCGACAACCTGCCGCTGGTGCGGGTGCGGCTGGGCGCGGCGGACGCCAAGAAGGCGGTGCGAGGAATCATCCGGGCGCTGTCGCGGATCATCCGCGACTCGGACGTCATCGCGAAGGCGAGCGACCAGGAGTTCTACCTGTTGTTGCCGGAGACGGACTTCTTCGGCGCGCTGATGTTCGTGCGCCGGGCGGTGTCGGCGCTGCGCGAGGAGCCGGACGTTCAGGAGGTGGAGAGCAAGCTGCCGCTGGCGCTGGTGGGCGGGGCGAGCACCTTCCCCAAGGACGGCGAGGACTTCGACGAGCTGGTACACCGCTGCCGGCGGCGCATGGACGAGCGGCGCGCCTCGCTGCAGCGCCGGCTGCTGTTGGATGGGCTGCCCTTCTGGGACGAGGTGGAGCTGCTGCTGGGCAGCCCCACCAGCCCCAAGCTGCCCTCGGACGATCGGGCCGAGCCCTCGCGCCGGGGCAAGGTGTCGGACGTGCTCTTCGACGAGCTGCAGTCGGAGATCGCCCGGGAGCTGATGCGGGACCCAGGCTCGCGCGGCCTGCTGTACGTGGGTGGGCCGGAGATCCGCGCGGACCTGCCCATCGCCTCGGGGCTGGAGTCGGCGCCGCCGGAGCTGTCCTCTCGCATCTACCTGCTGGGACGCCGCGTGGATATGGAGTCGCACCCCGCGCTCACCCCCGTGTTCCTGGAGGGAGACGAGCGGGTGGCTCGGCACGAGTTCCTGTTCTGGCTCTCGGAGCACGCCTCCTACGCGCTGATTCAGCGTCGTGGGAAGGGGGCGACGTGGGGCTTCCACTCCTCGGACACCGCCGTGGTGGACGGGCTCATCACCAAGCTGCAGTCGGAGTACGATCTACAGCCGTACTAGAGAGCGCGCGCCGTGGCCCCCTCCCGGAAGATCCTCATCGCAGATCCCGACCTGGAGGCGGTCCGGGTTCTCACGCGCGCGCTGCGCCAGCGTGGGTACCAGGTGCATTACGCGCCGGATGGCTCGCGGGCGCTGGAGATCTGCGTGCTGCGCCACCCGGACCTGGCGCTGTTCGACGAGGGCTGC carries:
- a CDS encoding GGDEF domain-containing response regulator, whose amino-acid sequence is MAGTILLVDDDRFFREFATDMLSRRGYRVVAAADAQQALKETALTRFELVLTDVMMPGLDGFELTARLRERDPDQEVILISARPDVKGSEMALRAGAADCLTKPIEEADLFLAVDRALQRVALRSERAQLRDENLEFARYQNLHRRCLEFLAYPDLEGLQERVIADLAAVCDAQSAALWVVDDRNELVLRAYRGLLDRQFLVEKMRPDGALAVRLREAAPWLSREERSPVLYVPLVAAGELMGLAQLSDPLGGEFQPEHVRQARIIGDFAAVGVKNGRRMMALQRLGLRDRETAAYNLSYFTDYASKEIYKARRYGRTFSLLTFSIDNLPLVRVRLGAADAKKAVRGIIRALSRIIRDSDVIAKASDQEFYLLLPETDFFGALMFVRRAVSALREEPDVQEVESKLPLALVGGASTFPKDGEDFDELVHRCRRRMDERRASLQRRLLLDGLPFWDEVELLLGSPTSPKLPSDDRAEPSRRGKVSDVLFDELQSEIARELMRDPGSRGLLYVGGPEIRADLPIASGLESAPPELSSRIYLLGRRVDMESHPALTPVFLEGDERVARHEFLFWLSEHASYALIQRRGKGATWGFHSSDTAVVDGLITKLQSEYDLQPY